One Narcine bancroftii isolate sNarBan1 chromosome 3, sNarBan1.hap1, whole genome shotgun sequence DNA window includes the following coding sequences:
- the LOC138758204 gene encoding zinc finger protein 229-like: MNQFQCSDCGKNFKRSSELAKHRCVHTGERPFTCPECGKGFTQSTHLRSHQRVHTGEKPFFCTECGKGFSRQSILLTHQKIHSSDMPFVCPECGKGFGQLSSLRIHRQCHTRERPFTCFECGKGFTQSYHLLSHQQIHTGESTFVCPECGKGFARSSHLLTHQRVHTRERPFICPECGKGFARSYHLLTHQRLHTGERPFVCPECGKGFTQSSNLLIHQRIHTGERPFTCPECGKAFTQSSDLLTHQRVHTGERPFTCSECGKDFTKVSHLLRHQRVHTGERPFICPKCGNGFTQSSDLLIHQRIHTGERTFVCPECSKGFARSSDLLRHQRVHTGERPFICSECGKGFTQVSNLLTHQRVHTGERPFNCSECGNGFTLVSHLLRHQRVHTGERPFVCPECGKGFTQSSDLLTHQRVHTRERPYTCSKCGKSFAQSSNLLTHQRVHTRDKAYTCSECGKEFTRSNSLVKHQRIHT, translated from the coding sequence ATGAACCAATTTCAGTGCTCTGACTGCGGAAAGAACTTTAAAAGGTCAAGTGAGTTAGCGAAACACCGGtgtgttcacactggggagaggcccttcacctgccctgagtgtggcaagggcttcacccagtccaCCCACCTGAGGagtcaccagcgggtccacactggggaaaagccattcttttgcactgagtgcggcaagggcttcagcaGGCAATCAATCTTGCTGACCCACCAGAAGATTCACAGCAGCGATATGCCGTTCGTCTGCcccgagtgcggcaagggctttgGCCAGTTGTCCAGCCTAAGGATCCATCGACAGTGTCACAccagggagaggcccttcacctgtttCGAATGCGGGAAGGGCTTCACTCAATCCTACCACCTGCTGTCCCACCAGCagatccacactggggagagcaCATTCGTCTGTCCTGAGTGCGGAAAGGGGTTCGCCCGATCCtcccacctgctgacccaccagcgggtccacaccagggAAAGGCCATTCATCTGCCCCGAATGCGGAAAGGGGTTCGCCCGGTCCTACCACCTGCTGACTCACCAGCggctccacactggggagaggccatttgTCTGCCCTGAGTGCGgaaagggcttcacccagtcctccaacctgctgatccaccagcggatccacactggggagaggcccttcacctgccctgagtgtgggAAGGCCTTCACCCAGTCCTCTGacttgctgacccaccagcgggtccacaccggggagaggccattcacctgctccgAGTGCGGGAAGGACTTCACCAAGGTCTCCCACTTGCTgagacaccagcgggtccacactggggagaggccgttcATCTGCCCCAAGTGCGGGAATGGCTTCACCCAGTCTTCCGACCTATTGATCCACCAGCGGATCCATACTGGGGAGAGAACGTTCGTCTGCCCTGAGTGCAGTAAGGGGTTCGCCCGATCCTCCGATCTGCTGAGGCACCAGCGCGTCCACACCGGGGAAAGGCCGTTCATCTGCTCTGAGTGCGGAAAGGGGTTCACCCAGGTCtccaacctgctgacccaccagcgggtccacactggggagaggccattcaacTGCTCTGAGTGCGGTAATGGGTTCACCCTGGTCTCCCACCTACTgagacaccagcgggtccacacaggGGAGAGGCCGTTCGTCTGCCCTGAGTGTGgaaagggcttcacccagtcctccGATCTGTTGactcaccagcgggtccacaccagggAAAGGCCATACACCTGCTCCAAGTGCGGGAAGAGCTTTGCCCAGTCCTCCAATCTattgacccaccagcgggtccacacccgGGATAAGGCATACACCTGCTCTGAGTGTGGGAAGGAGTTCACCAGGTCGAACAGCCTGGTAAAACACCAGCGAATTCACACATAA